The following proteins are co-located in the Phragmites australis chromosome 10, lpPhrAust1.1, whole genome shotgun sequence genome:
- the LOC133883671 gene encoding berberine bridge enzyme-like Cyn d 4 encodes MARSRAFALVLLFCALSASYHFAVSAPPPAKDDFLSCLTKGIPPRLLYAKSSPAYASVWSSTVRNIKFLSDKTLKPLYIVTPTDAAHIQAAVTCGRRYGMRIRVRSGGHDYEGLSYRSEKPEPFAVVDLSKMRYVHIDGKAGTAWVDSGAQLGELYYAIARATPKFGFPAGVCATIGVGGHFSGGGFGMLLRKYGTAADNVIDVKVVDANGKLLNRKSMGEDHFWAIRGGGGESFGIVVAWQVKLVPVPPTVTVFQVHKGIKDGAIDLITKWQEVAPAFPDDLMIRIMAMGQDAMFEALYLGTCKNLLPLMSSRFPELGLNNTHCKEMSWIQSVPYIPLGPKGTIKDLLNRTSNIKAFGKYKSDYVREPIPKSGWEKIFTWLVKPGAGVMIMDPYGGKISATDEAATPFPHRKGILFNIQYVSYWFGEGASAVPTQWSRDMYAFMEPYVSKNPREAYVNYRDLDLGVNQVVGNVSTYDSGKVWGEKYFKGNFKRLAMTKGKVDPDDYFRNEQSIPPLLK; translated from the coding sequence ATGGCGAGATCAAGGGCCTTTGCCTTGGTGCTCCTCTTCTGCGCCTTGTCAGCCTCTTACCACTTCGCCGTTTCTGCCCCGCCGCCTGCCAAGGATGACTTCCTCTCGTGCCTCACCAAGGGCATTCCTCCCCGCCTCCTGTACGCGAAGAGCTCGCCTGCGTACGCCTCCGTCTGGTCGTCGACCGTTAGGAACATCAAGTTCTTGTCGGACAAGACGCTGAAGCCGCTCTACATCGTCACCCCCACAGACGCCGCCCACATCCAGGCCGCCGTCACCTGCGGCCGCAGGTACGGCATGCGCATCCGCGTGCGAAGCGGCGGGCACGACTACGAGGGCCTGTCGTACCGGTCCGAGAAACCAGAGCCGTTCGCCGTCGTGGACCTGTCCAAGATGCGGTACGTGCACATCGACGGCAAAGCCGGCACGGCGTGGGTGGATTCCGGCGCGCAGCTCGGTGAGCTCTACTACGCCATCGCGAGGGCGACCCCAAAGTTCGGGTTCCCAGCTGGCGTCTGCGCGACCATCGGCGTCGGCGGCCACTTCAGCGGGGGCGGTTTCGGCATGTTGCTGCGCAAGTACGGCACCGCCGCCGACAACGTCATCGACGTGAAGGTGGTGGACGCCAACGGCAAGCTGCTCAATAGGAAATCCATGGGTGAGGACCACTTCTGGGCCATCAGGGGCGGTGGTGGCGAGAGCTTTGGCATCGTGGTCGCGTGGCAGGTGAAGCTCGTTCCGGTCCCGCCCACGGTGACCGTGTTCCAGGTCCACAAGGGGATAAAGGACGGCGCCATTGACCTCATCACCAAATGGCAAGAGGTTGCACCGGCTTTTCCCGACGACCTCATGATCCGGATCATGGCGATGGGGCAGGATGCCATGTTCGAGGCCCTGTACCTCGGCACGTGCAAGAACCTCCTCCCTCTGATGAGCAGCCGCTTCCCGGAGCTGGGCTTGAACAACACGCACTGCAAAGAAATGTCCTGGATCCAGTCCGTGCCCTACATCCCCCTCGGACCGAAGGGCACCATCAAGGACCTCCTGAACCGGACGTCCAACATCAAAGCCTTCGGCAAGTACAAATCGGATTATGTCCGGGAGCCCATCCCCAAGAGCGGGTGGGAGAAGATCTTCACCTGGCTCGTCAAGCCCGGCGCCGGGGTGATGATCATGGACCCCTACGGCGGCAAAATCAGCGCCACCGACGAGGCGGCGACGCCGTTCCCGCACCGGAAGGGCATCCTGTTCAACATCCAGTACGTCAGCTACTGGTTCGGCGAGGGCGCTTCAGCGGTGCCGACGCAGTGGAGCAGGGACATGTACGCGTTCATGGAGCCGTACGTGAGCAAGAACCCGAGGGAGGCGTACGTGAACTACAGGGATCTCGACCTCGGCGTCAACCAGGTGGTCGGCAACGTCTCCACCTACGACAGCGGCAAGGTCTGGGGCGAGAAGTACTTCAAGGGCAACTTCAAGAGGCTTGCTATGACCAAGGGCAAGGTCGATCCTGACGACTACTTCAGGAACGAGCAGAGCATTCCACCATTGCTCAAGTAA